A window of the Desulfobacterales bacterium genome harbors these coding sequences:
- a CDS encoding ketoacyl-ACP synthase III translates to MHAIITAVGHYVPDKRLTNKDLEQMVDTNDEWIRTRTGIRERRILEKDKGTSYMAVESAKMVLAQRKISAADLDLIIVATTTPDMTVPPTAALVQKELGAVNCWGFDLNGACSGFLFALATGAQFIESGRHRKVLVIGADKMSAIIDYQDRNTCILFGDAGGAVLLEPTPEKDLGIKDFTLHLDGSGADFLRIAAGGSLVPTTHETVENRMHYLYQDGKTVFKFAVNGMTDVVARILKKNNLNGSDIKLFIPHQANYRIIDAVAKKIGLRPDQVMLNIEKYGNTTAATIPLAMSEAYQQQLMRKGDWIVIAAFGAGFTWGSLLLKWAID, encoded by the coding sequence ATGCACGCAATTATTACCGCCGTCGGACACTATGTGCCGGATAAAAGACTGACCAATAAGGATCTGGAACAGATGGTCGACACCAACGACGAATGGATCAGGACGCGGACCGGAATTCGCGAAAGAAGAATTCTTGAAAAAGACAAGGGGACTTCCTATATGGCGGTTGAATCCGCCAAAATGGTTCTGGCGCAGCGAAAAATATCTGCCGCAGACCTTGACCTGATAATCGTCGCCACAACAACACCCGATATGACGGTGCCGCCGACAGCCGCACTTGTCCAAAAGGAACTAGGCGCCGTTAATTGCTGGGGATTTGATTTAAACGGCGCCTGTTCGGGTTTTCTGTTTGCCCTGGCAACCGGTGCGCAATTTATCGAATCCGGCCGGCATCGAAAAGTTCTGGTGATCGGCGCCGATAAAATGAGCGCTATTATTGATTATCAGGATCGCAACACCTGCATTTTATTCGGCGACGCCGGCGGCGCCGTGCTGCTGGAGCCGACCCCGGAAAAAGATTTGGGTATAAAAGATTTTACGCTGCATCTGGATGGTTCCGGCGCTGACTTTCTTCGCATTGCCGCCGGCGGAAGTCTGGTTCCAACGACCCATGAAACCGTAGAGAACAGAATGCACTACCTGTATCAGGACGGCAAAACAGTTTTTAAATTCGCCGTTAACGGCATGACCGATGTGGTTGCAAGAATATTGAAAAAAAACAACCTCAACGGCAGCGACATTAAACTCTTTATCCCCCATCAGGCCAATTATAGAATCATCGACGCCGTGGCCAAAAAGATCGGACTGCGACCCGACCAGGTGATGCTGAACATCGAAAAATACGGCAATACCACCGCGGCAACCATACCGCTGGCCATGTCGGAAGCATATCAGCAGCAATTGATGCGAAAGGGCGACTGGATCGTCATCGCGGCGTTCGGGGCGGGATTTACCTGGGGAAGTTTACTGCTCAAGTGGGCTATTGACTGA
- a CDS encoding HRDC domain-containing protein, with protein MNRFLRSARVLTVHREFVDQGDNSFWCLAVEYLGGSPEQESGKGVKKRNQIDYKEVLSPEDFALFVRLREWRKGMAANEAVPVYTIFNNEQLAAISEKKIATLADLQKLEGVGEARVRKYGEAVVKIVKQASGSDDGGSE; from the coding sequence TTGAATCGCTTTTTGCGCTCCGCAAGGGTTCTGACCGTACATCGAGAGTTTGTGGACCAGGGCGATAACTCTTTTTGGTGTCTGGCGGTGGAATATCTTGGCGGCAGCCCTGAGCAGGAATCCGGCAAGGGTGTAAAAAAAAGAAACCAGATCGACTACAAGGAAGTGCTCTCTCCCGAAGATTTTGCGCTGTTTGTCCGCTTAAGGGAGTGGCGAAAGGGAATGGCGGCTAATGAAGCCGTGCCGGTATATACCATTTTTAACAACGAACAACTGGCGGCCATTTCCGAAAAAAAGATTGCAACCCTTGCAGATCTCCAGAAGCTTGAGGGCGTGGGGGAAGCCCGGGTTCGAAAGTATGGAGAAGCTGTCGTTAAAATCGTAAAGCAGGCAAGCGGTTCGGACGACGGGGGGTCTGAGTGA
- a CDS encoding reverse transcriptase/maturase family protein — MRRAGRLYPLIAEPDNIRLAFLKAARGKHNRKEIVSFKSDFENNIRRLYDQIKHQLLDVGKYRFFHVYDPKKRLICAAAFEERVLHHAIMNVCEPVLDTYAIYDSYACRKGKGAQKAVLRSQEFAGRYLWFLKLDIRKYFDSIDHRILMQFLAHRFKDKTLLLLFGQIIKTYQTEADKGLPIGNLISQHLANFYLSGFDHWIKEVRRVHGYIRYMDDFILFKEDKASLKNELRQIQSFLKENLKLDLKSTTQLNRSSNGIPFLGLRVFPQRIRLSPLSKRRFIRKFRLYEENFKTGRWSINMLTRHMEPLIEFTQMANAADFRRNVMIRFGVSS; from the coding sequence GTGAGACGCGCTGGCCGACTATACCCGTTGATCGCTGAACCGGACAATATTCGTTTGGCTTTTTTAAAGGCTGCAAGGGGTAAGCACAACCGTAAAGAGATTGTCAGTTTTAAATCTGATTTTGAAAACAACATCAGAAGGCTTTATGATCAAATAAAGCATCAGTTGCTGGATGTCGGCAAGTATCGCTTTTTCCATGTTTACGACCCTAAAAAGCGCCTGATCTGTGCAGCGGCCTTTGAGGAGCGTGTTCTTCACCACGCAATCATGAATGTGTGTGAGCCGGTTTTGGACACGTATGCGATTTACGATTCATACGCTTGTCGGAAAGGCAAAGGGGCGCAAAAGGCTGTTTTAAGATCCCAGGAGTTTGCGGGGCGCTACCTTTGGTTTTTGAAACTGGATATCCGCAAGTATTTCGATTCAATTGACCACAGGATCCTCATGCAATTCCTTGCGCACCGATTCAAGGACAAAACACTACTTTTGCTGTTTGGCCAAATTATCAAAACTTATCAAACAGAAGCAGACAAGGGGCTGCCGATCGGCAACCTGATTTCCCAGCATCTGGCCAATTTTTACCTTTCCGGATTTGATCACTGGATTAAGGAAGTTCGCAGAGTTCACGGATACATTCGGTATATGGATGATTTTATCCTGTTCAAAGAAGATAAAGCCTCTTTGAAAAATGAACTGCGGCAGATTCAAAGTTTTCTAAAAGAAAACCTAAAATTAGACCTAAAATCGACCACTCAGCTAAACCGAAGCTCAAACGGCATCCCTTTCCTCGGGCTCAGGGTGTTTCCACAAAGGATCCGGCTGTCTCCTTTAAGCAAGCGGCGGTTTATTCGCAAATTTCGATTGTATGAAGAAAATTTCAAAACCGGCAGATGGTCCATCAACATGCTTACGCGTCACATGGAGCCTTTGATTGAGTTTACACAGATGGCAAATGCCGCTGATTTTAGGCGGAATGTAATGATACGTTTTGGGGTTTCGTCCTGA
- a CDS encoding glycogen/starch synthase — translation MKLRVLIVSNQVRGIDGTGGLGDVATALAKALAAKEDMDVRVLMPGYKTVSGTGVENRFDSVIATEIPIPLGGQLRRAHVCHYFLPISNNDEPRVPCYLLCMDAFDKATDSPEQAILLGRGAIEFLRTFDKFHPDIIHCNDWHTGLIPVYLNTLYRSDPYLGRIATLYTTHNAGYFYQGAFPDDTFTEPTDRLLFQAGFDKSLFQPLQTRSLEHQNRLNFTKGGLGFADLINTVSITYSHEIRTPAFGGGFDHLLQERSRHLCGIVNGIDTAEWNPKNEPTIAPYNFSKSDPIDSVIKQKRLIRKLLKSWQKEGLNPFAEIKDASLIMAFIGRITDQKAAILMPILEKLCGWDNIQIAILGSAHPQDSTGRRYAAEIRDLSEANKNSLFFWEGFETGLSHLIYAAADLFLMPSVYEPCGLAQMISMRYGTLPIVRFVGGIVDTVTDEQAGAKANGFGFKEAVADSFAMADILPAAELLSETLRRAIGLFRNDPQRWQELIRNAMAMDVSWTIPAGQYLKIYQAAIRSRVRSHFLSS, via the coding sequence ATGAAGTTGCGCGTCCTGATTGTATCCAACCAGGTTAGGGGAATCGACGGAACCGGCGGCCTGGGGGATGTGGCCACGGCCCTTGCCAAAGCGCTTGCCGCAAAGGAAGACATGGATGTGCGGGTTTTAATGCCGGGATATAAAACCGTCTCAGGCACAGGTGTCGAAAACAGATTCGATTCGGTTATTGCCACAGAGATACCGATTCCGCTTGGCGGTCAATTGCGACGTGCCCACGTCTGTCATTATTTTCTTCCGATATCAAACAACGATGAACCCCGGGTCCCTTGTTATCTGCTTTGTATGGACGCGTTTGACAAGGCAACCGATTCTCCTGAACAGGCGATCCTGTTAGGCAGAGGCGCCATTGAATTTTTAAGGACATTTGATAAATTTCACCCTGATATTATTCACTGCAATGACTGGCACACCGGCTTAATCCCGGTATACCTGAACACCCTTTATCGCAGCGATCCCTATCTTGGGCGAATTGCGACACTTTACACGACCCATAATGCCGGTTATTTCTATCAGGGCGCCTTTCCCGACGACACCTTTACCGAACCGACCGATAGGCTCCTTTTTCAGGCAGGCTTCGATAAAAGCCTCTTTCAGCCCTTGCAGACCCGGTCGTTGGAACACCAGAACCGTTTAAACTTTACCAAGGGCGGTTTGGGATTTGCCGACCTGATTAACACCGTCAGCATCACTTATTCCCATGAAATCCGGACACCGGCGTTCGGCGGCGGGTTCGACCATCTGCTCCAGGAAAGATCCCGTCACTTATGCGGCATTGTCAATGGAATTGACACTGCTGAATGGAATCCTAAAAACGAACCGACCATCGCACCCTACAATTTTTCAAAATCCGATCCGATTGATTCGGTTATAAAACAAAAACGGCTGATTCGAAAATTACTGAAAAGCTGGCAAAAAGAAGGCCTCAACCCATTTGCAGAAATCAAAGACGCATCCCTGATAATGGCATTCATCGGGCGGATAACGGATCAAAAAGCGGCCATTCTCATGCCGATACTGGAAAAACTATGCGGATGGGATAATATTCAAATCGCCATCCTGGGTTCGGCCCATCCCCAAGATTCCACGGGCAGGCGGTATGCCGCCGAAATACGAGACCTTTCGGAAGCGAATAAAAACAGCCTCTTTTTCTGGGAAGGGTTTGAAACCGGCCTGTCCCATCTGATTTATGCCGCCGCAGACTTGTTTCTGATGCCAAGCGTCTATGAACCCTGCGGGCTGGCCCAAATGATCAGCATGCGTTATGGCACCCTTCCCATTGTCCGTTTTGTCGGCGGGATCGTGGATACCGTCACCGATGAGCAGGCAGGTGCAAAGGCGAACGGATTCGGTTTTAAAGAAGCGGTTGCCGATAGCTTTGCCATGGCCGATATCCTGCCGGCAGCCGAGCTGCTCTCCGAAACGCTCAGGCGCGCCATTGGTCTATTCAGAAATGATCCCCAGCGCTGGCAGGAACTCATCCGGAATGCAATGGCAATGGATGTTTCCTGGACCATACCTGCCGGCCAGTATCTAAAAATTTACCAGGCGGCAATCCGGTCAAGAGTCCGCTCCCATTTTTTATCGTCATAG
- a CDS encoding integration host factor subunit alpha, producing the protein MALTKNDIVKKVHELGFTKKKSVELIETLLEIIKGKLQKGDDVLISGFGKFCVKDKNKRRGRNPATGSDLILRERKVVTFKCSGKLRNKINRAF; encoded by the coding sequence ATGGCATTAACTAAAAATGATATTGTTAAAAAGGTACACGAACTGGGATTTACGAAGAAAAAATCTGTCGAGCTAATCGAAACCCTGCTTGAAATTATCAAAGGGAAATTGCAAAAGGGCGATGATGTGTTAATCTCAGGATTTGGAAAATTCTGCGTGAAAGATAAAAACAAACGCCGGGGACGAAATCCTGCTACCGGATCAGACCTGATTCTGCGCGAACGAAAAGTTGTTACATTTAAGTGCTCCGGAAAACTAAGGAACAAAATCAATAGAGCATTTTAG